One genomic region from Bradyrhizobium icense encodes:
- a CDS encoding TrbC/VirB2 family protein gives MKGVTLRHTVTAAAVALSSGGISRAAYAAGSNMPWEQPLNQILQSVEGPVAKILAVIIIIVTGLTLAFGDTSGGFRRLIQIVFGLSIAFAASSFFLAFFSFGGGVLI, from the coding sequence ATGAAAGGCGTCACATTGAGACACACGGTGACAGCCGCTGCCGTAGCTCTCAGCTCTGGAGGGATATCGCGTGCTGCATATGCGGCGGGCTCTAACATGCCGTGGGAGCAGCCGCTCAACCAGATCCTGCAGTCGGTCGAAGGGCCGGTCGCCAAGATTCTGGCCGTGATCATCATCATCGTCACGGGCCTTACGCTCGCCTTCGGCGACACCTCCGGCGGTTTTCGGCGCCTGATCCAGATCGTGTTCGGTCTGTCGATCGCCTTCGCGGCATCGAGCTTCTTCCTGGCATTTTTCTCATTCGGCGGCGGAGTGCTGATCTGA
- a CDS encoding VirB3 family type IV secretion system protein, whose translation MDGPVEGFAVPVHRALTEPILLGGASRAIAILNGTVAAALGLGLRLWIAGLLLWAIGHAAAVWAAKRDPLFVETARRHLRIPTHLNV comes from the coding sequence ATGGACGGGCCGGTTGAAGGTTTTGCAGTTCCGGTGCATCGCGCGCTGACCGAACCGATCCTGCTCGGCGGCGCGTCGCGGGCAATCGCCATCCTCAACGGCACCGTGGCCGCGGCGCTTGGTCTCGGCCTGCGGCTTTGGATTGCCGGTCTTCTGCTCTGGGCGATCGGTCATGCCGCCGCCGTCTGGGCCGCGAAACGCGATCCGCTCTTTGTCGAGACCGCAAGACGCCATCTGCGCATCCCAACCCATCTGAATGTGTGA